Proteins encoded together in one Lysinibacillus sp. FSL K6-0232 window:
- a CDS encoding DMT family transporter — MQKQKTEKVGLLLGLLGVICFSLTLPATSVAVPYFGATIVGLGRVVIAAIIVAIVLLIRKEKLPTARQFKSLLLVSFGAVLGFPLLTSWAMISLPVSHGAVELALLPLATAGFAIIRAGEKPSLKFWLSSIAGAIAVIIYAVYLGLGQLHIADLALLAAVVILGLSYAEGGQLAKELGSWQVIAWAILIAAPFFIIPVVLNFTAVMLHAPVTAWLSLLYLAVVSQFLAYVAWYSGMALGGIARVSQIQYLQPFLMILFATLFLHESITWFTIIVAIIVVITVIIGKNAVITKK, encoded by the coding sequence ATGCAGAAACAAAAAACAGAAAAAGTGGGATTACTGTTAGGGTTATTAGGGGTTATTTGCTTTAGTTTAACTTTGCCAGCAACAAGTGTAGCTGTACCATATTTTGGGGCAACTATCGTAGGCTTAGGAAGAGTTGTCATAGCGGCAATTATTGTGGCGATTGTTTTACTGATAAGAAAGGAAAAGCTACCTACTGCTCGTCAATTTAAAAGCTTATTGCTTGTATCCTTTGGGGCAGTGTTAGGATTTCCATTATTGACCTCGTGGGCAATGATAAGCTTACCGGTTTCTCATGGCGCTGTAGAATTAGCGCTTTTACCTTTGGCAACAGCAGGCTTTGCTATAATAAGAGCAGGAGAGAAGCCTTCCTTAAAGTTTTGGCTTTCAAGTATTGCTGGTGCGATAGCAGTTATCATTTATGCGGTTTATCTTGGGCTAGGGCAATTACATATAGCGGATTTAGCGTTATTAGCAGCAGTGGTAATATTAGGGCTTAGCTATGCAGAGGGCGGGCAATTGGCGAAGGAATTAGGAAGCTGGCAAGTTATTGCTTGGGCTATTTTAATTGCTGCACCATTTTTTATAATTCCAGTTGTTTTAAATTTCACAGCAGTGATGTTACATGCTCCTGTAACAGCATGGCTAAGCTTGCTCTATTTAGCTGTTGTCAGTCAATTTTTAGCATATGTAGCATGGTATAGCGGCATGGCATTAGGTGGCATTGCAAGAGTAAGTCAAATTCAATATTTACAGCCATTTCTAATGATTCTTTTTGCTACATTATTTTTACATGAATCTATCACTTGGTTTACGATTATTGTAGCCATCATTGTGGTGATAACAGTAATCATTGGCAAAAATGCAGTGATTACAAAAAAGTAG
- a CDS encoding aminotransferase-like domain-containing protein, translating to MQTKYLEIIKDIKAQLTKGILTTGSKLPSVRQLSQQFSCSKNTVLRAYNELEKEHIIFSVPKSGYYVVHQATQPSAPQQIIDFLSAGPDKRIMPYIEFQHCMNQAIDIYKEELFSYNDQQGLYALRVQLAKYLQNLQVFTSPERLFIVSGSQQALHLLASMPFPNGKHNILVEQPTYFGFIEAVRLQQVTTLGIDLTMEGIDLEQLEYIFRNNDIKFFYIVPRFQNPLGHSYTNEEKKRIVELAEKYDVYIVEDDFLGDLDPNMKADPLFSFNPSGRVIYIKSFSKVFLPGLRVGAVVLPALMIHDFSRYKFSADFNSSVLSQGALDIYLKSGMFDSHIKTIKELYSRKMNALQTACEALLPNHIHFTKPTSGFYLSIMLPDHISAKQVVHLLHEKNIWMDDASRMFLPAYQQDHLIRLSISQVEEHLIEEGINELAYCLSLLERNKSRYKNMRPLL from the coding sequence TTGCAGACTAAATATTTAGAAATTATTAAGGACATTAAAGCACAGCTCACAAAGGGCATACTTACTACAGGTAGCAAGCTGCCATCCGTAAGACAATTATCTCAGCAATTTTCGTGCAGTAAAAATACAGTACTACGAGCCTATAATGAGCTAGAAAAGGAGCATATTATTTTTTCTGTCCCTAAAAGTGGCTACTATGTTGTTCATCAGGCTACACAGCCAAGTGCACCACAACAAATCATTGATTTTTTGTCTGCTGGGCCAGATAAACGTATTATGCCATATATAGAATTTCAGCACTGCATGAACCAAGCCATTGACATCTATAAGGAAGAATTATTTAGTTACAACGATCAACAAGGGCTTTATGCTCTTCGTGTTCAATTAGCAAAGTATTTGCAAAACTTACAGGTCTTTACAAGTCCAGAGCGACTTTTTATTGTATCAGGCTCTCAACAGGCACTCCATTTATTAGCGTCAATGCCCTTTCCAAACGGCAAACATAATATACTCGTTGAGCAGCCTACCTATTTTGGCTTTATTGAAGCCGTTCGTCTTCAGCAAGTTACTACGCTTGGTATTGATTTAACAATGGAGGGCATTGATTTAGAGCAGCTTGAATATATTTTTCGCAACAATGATATAAAATTTTTCTATATTGTACCGAGATTTCAAAATCCGCTTGGTCATAGTTATACAAATGAGGAGAAAAAACGCATTGTAGAGCTTGCAGAAAAATATGATGTGTATATTGTGGAGGATGATTTTTTAGGTGATTTAGATCCAAACATGAAAGCAGACCCATTATTCTCTTTTAATCCTTCTGGTCGAGTGATTTATATTAAAAGCTTTTCAAAAGTATTTTTGCCAGGCTTACGAGTAGGTGCAGTTGTACTTCCAGCTTTAATGATTCATGATTTTTCACGCTATAAATTCAGTGCCGACTTTAATAGCTCCGTGCTTTCACAGGGAGCATTAGATATTTATTTAAAAAGCGGTATGTTTGATAGTCATATTAAAACAATAAAAGAGCTATATAGCAGAAAAATGAATGCCCTACAGACAGCTTGTGAAGCATTGCTACCTAACCATATCCATTTTACAAAGCCTACTTCTGGCTTTTATCTTTCGATTATGCTGCCAGACCATATCAGCGCTAAGCAGGTTGTCCATTTATTACATGAAAAAAATATATGGATGGACGATGCCTCTAGAATGTTTTTACCAGCCTACCAGCAGGATCATCTTATTCGCTTAAGTATTTCTCAAGTGGAGGAACATCTGATTGAAGAGGGGATTAACGAGTTAGCCTATTGTCTGTCATTATTAGAGCGCAATAAAAGCCGCTACAAAAATATGCGACCTCTATTATAA
- a CDS encoding S9 family peptidase: protein MKKRFLSASLAIILTTSAVVPATMQEVRATNDTQSVAIAQEEQLSSQEFLDLAVTALTFQHGSESMRQQIMDKWVKAEEFTDLDVAIKRDEAARILVRALNKEDQEASLTAYWDTANKLGLWNGVSVDNEFISKQDANKILNNAKNIKNATNNEGVPEISVEDFMKNPGSFGYELSPDGNYITFAAAWENRSNVFVKKMNDDSEPVRVSNSTDRDIAGFFWKDDTLLYLKDNGGDENYHIYSTTFNGAKEQDLTPYPNVTVGILSGLQGVKDEILIMMNKEDATVFDVYKLNIKTGETTHVAKNPGNITSWLADRNGEVRVAVASDGVVGTILYRDSEKDEFKPFIEIEAGDEVMPLAFSKDNQFIYAISNKGRDKIEAVKYDLEGNEEVIMSNEEVDVAGILYNAEQDKVLYGAYITDKPHYQFFDENFEQLFRKIQNKLGVHESELGINDYNKEMTKFIVSVSSDTVYGKYYYYDSTTDELTELATLSPWLNSEELAEMHPISYKSRDGLTINGYLTLPKNKEAKDLPLIVNPHGGPWARDMWGFNPEVQLLANRGYAVLQVNFRSSTGYGKEFLQAGNKQWGLKIQDDITDGVQWVIDQGIADPERIGIYGASFGGYATLAGITYTPDLYAAAVDYVGVSNIFTLLDTIPPYWETMRNMFYERVGHPEEDKELLTAVSPVFHADQIKTPLFVAQGANDPRVNKAESDQIVEALRARGVDVEYMLKDNEGHGFANEENRIEFYNAMVKFLDTHLK from the coding sequence TTGAAAAAAAGATTTCTATCTGCATCATTGGCGATTATTTTAACAACGTCTGCTGTAGTTCCTGCAACAATGCAAGAGGTGCGTGCTACTAATGACACGCAAAGTGTAGCTATTGCGCAAGAGGAGCAATTGTCATCACAGGAATTTTTAGACTTAGCTGTAACGGCTTTAACATTCCAGCACGGCTCGGAATCAATGCGTCAACAAATTATGGATAAGTGGGTAAAGGCTGAGGAATTCACAGATTTAGATGTAGCCATTAAACGTGATGAAGCCGCTCGTATTTTAGTAAGAGCTTTAAATAAAGAAGACCAAGAAGCATCACTTACAGCATACTGGGACACAGCGAATAAGCTTGGCTTATGGAATGGTGTATCCGTGGATAATGAATTTATTTCAAAACAGGATGCAAATAAAATTTTAAACAATGCTAAAAATATTAAAAATGCTACAAATAATGAAGGTGTTCCAGAAATCTCTGTGGAAGATTTTATGAAAAATCCTGGTAGCTTTGGCTATGAACTGTCACCTGATGGCAATTATATTACATTTGCTGCTGCATGGGAAAATCGTTCCAATGTATTTGTGAAAAAAATGAATGATGATAGTGAGCCAGTACGTGTGTCCAATTCAACAGATCGCGATATTGCAGGATTCTTCTGGAAGGACGATACATTGCTTTACTTAAAGGATAATGGTGGTGATGAAAACTACCATATTTATTCCACAACCTTTAATGGTGCAAAAGAACAGGATTTAACGCCGTATCCTAACGTAACAGTAGGGATACTAAGTGGACTTCAAGGCGTGAAAGATGAAATTCTTATTATGATGAATAAAGAGGATGCAACTGTTTTTGATGTATATAAGCTAAATATTAAGACGGGTGAAACAACGCATGTTGCTAAAAATCCTGGAAATATTACAAGCTGGTTAGCGGATCGTAATGGAGAAGTGCGTGTTGCTGTAGCCTCTGATGGTGTAGTAGGAACGATTCTTTATCGTGATTCTGAAAAAGATGAATTTAAACCATTTATTGAAATAGAAGCAGGCGATGAAGTCATGCCATTAGCTTTCTCAAAAGATAACCAATTTATTTATGCTATATCTAACAAAGGCAGAGATAAAATAGAGGCTGTGAAGTATGATTTAGAAGGTAATGAAGAAGTAATTATGTCCAATGAAGAGGTTGATGTTGCAGGCATATTATATAATGCTGAGCAAGATAAAGTATTATATGGTGCATATATTACGGATAAGCCTCATTATCAGTTCTTTGATGAAAATTTTGAACAGCTCTTCCGTAAAATTCAAAACAAGCTTGGTGTTCATGAGAGTGAATTAGGTATCAATGATTACAATAAAGAAATGACAAAATTTATTGTAAGTGTTTCAAGTGATACAGTCTATGGAAAGTACTATTACTATGACTCAACAACCGATGAGCTAACAGAGCTAGCAACATTAAGCCCTTGGCTAAATTCTGAGGAATTGGCTGAGATGCATCCGATTTCGTATAAGAGTCGAGATGGCTTAACAATCAATGGCTATTTAACATTGCCGAAAAATAAAGAAGCTAAAGATTTACCATTAATTGTTAATCCACATGGTGGACCATGGGCTCGTGATATGTGGGGCTTTAATCCAGAGGTGCAGCTATTAGCAAATCGTGGCTATGCTGTGCTACAAGTGAATTTCCGTTCTTCAACTGGCTATGGCAAGGAATTCCTACAGGCTGGGAATAAGCAATGGGGTTTAAAAATTCAGGATGATATTACAGATGGCGTACAATGGGTAATTGACCAAGGTATTGCAGACCCTGAGCGTATTGGTATTTATGGTGCATCCTTTGGTGGCTATGCAACATTAGCTGGTATTACGTATACACCAGATTTATATGCCGCAGCAGTGGATTACGTTGGTGTATCGAATATCTTTACACTACTAGATACAATTCCACCATATTGGGAAACAATGCGTAATATGTTTTATGAGCGCGTAGGTCATCCAGAGGAAGATAAGGAATTATTAACAGCAGTATCACCTGTTTTCCATGCGGATCAAATTAAAACGCCATTATTTGTTGCACAAGGCGCAAATGACCCACGTGTGAATAAAGCAGAATCCGATCAAATTGTGGAAGCTTTACGTGCTAGAGGTGTAGATGTAGAGTATATGTTAAAAGATAATGAAGGACATGGCTTTGCAAATGAAGAAAACAGAATTGAATTTTACAATGCCATGGTAAAATTCCTTGATACACATTTAAAATAA
- a CDS encoding spore coat protein, whose product MSQSFYNESSNQNNFNQQQSLNHGGHEMMDMHETIGEVMAGMNQAIILRPHVKDPELLSILDRQYNFTLGMYNTIVEAFSTGHDPTVPTGRYQMETGNDFKYGMTAGQPKKPMQNANEINDEMISGFLLGAQKGAAKCMTTAALETTNPVVRRVVADSIPNCIEMGYELSIYQNKHGYYQVPQYSQQDMQIMLNAHTTTSNPLH is encoded by the coding sequence TTGTCACAATCGTTTTATAATGAATCATCCAATCAAAACAATTTTAATCAGCAGCAAAGCCTAAATCATGGCGGCCATGAAATGATGGACATGCATGAAACCATTGGTGAAGTTATGGCTGGTATGAACCAAGCAATTATTTTGCGTCCACATGTAAAAGACCCTGAATTATTAAGCATTTTAGATCGCCAATACAATTTTACATTAGGCATGTATAACACAATTGTTGAAGCTTTTAGTACAGGTCATGATCCAACTGTTCCTACAGGGCGCTACCAAATGGAAACAGGAAATGATTTCAAATATGGTATGACGGCTGGCCAACCGAAAAAGCCAATGCAAAATGCCAATGAAATCAATGATGAAATGATTTCTGGCTTCTTACTAGGTGCGCAAAAAGGAGCGGCAAAATGTATGACAACGGCTGCTCTGGAAACAACAAATCCTGTTGTACGTCGTGTTGTTGCGGATAGTATCCCTAACTGTATTGAAATGGGCTACGAATTGTCTATTTATCAAAATAAACATGGCTACTATCAAGTGCCACAATATTCTCAGCAAGATATGCAAATTATGCTGAATGCCCATACAACAACATCTAATCCACTTCATTAA
- the clpP gene encoding ATP-dependent Clp endopeptidase proteolytic subunit ClpP, which produces MNLIPTVIEQTSRGERAYDIYSRLLKDRIILLGSAIDDNVANSIVAQLLFLQAEDPDKDISLYINSPGGSITAGMAIYDTMQLIKPQVQTICIGMAASMGAFLLAAGEPGKRFALPNAEVMIHQPLGGAQGQATEIEIAAKRILFLREKLNGILSERTGQPLEVIARDTDRDNFMTAERAKEYGLIDHIMHSNNK; this is translated from the coding sequence ATGAATTTAATTCCTACAGTTATTGAACAAACAAGCCGTGGTGAACGTGCCTATGACATTTATTCACGACTACTAAAAGACCGCATTATTCTTTTAGGAAGCGCTATTGATGACAACGTTGCGAACTCTATTGTCGCACAGCTTCTTTTCCTACAAGCGGAAGACCCAGATAAAGATATTTCTCTTTATATTAACTCACCAGGTGGATCAATTACAGCTGGTATGGCAATTTATGATACAATGCAGCTAATTAAGCCACAGGTACAAACAATTTGTATTGGTATGGCTGCATCTATGGGTGCTTTCTTACTTGCTGCTGGTGAGCCTGGTAAACGCTTTGCATTGCCAAATGCTGAAGTAATGATTCACCAACCACTAGGTGGCGCTCAAGGGCAAGCGACAGAAATTGAAATTGCTGCAAAGCGTATTTTATTCTTACGTGAAAAATTAAATGGTATTTTATCTGAACGCACTGGTCAACCTCTTGAGGTTATTGCACGTGATACAGACCGTGATAACTTTATGACAGCTGAACGTGCAAAAGAATACGGCTTAATTGATCATATTATGCACAGTAACAATAAATAA
- a CDS encoding HPr family phosphocarrier protein: MIERTVQVKLKLGLQARQAALFVQEANRFSADIFLEKDEKKVNAKSIMGVMSLAVAKGAEVTLSSEGNDAEQAVSALAAIIENED; the protein is encoded by the coding sequence ATGATTGAAAGAACAGTCCAAGTCAAATTAAAATTAGGACTACAAGCAAGGCAAGCAGCGCTATTTGTGCAGGAAGCAAATCGTTTTAGCGCTGATATCTTTTTAGAAAAAGATGAGAAAAAAGTAAATGCCAAATCCATTATGGGTGTTATGAGTTTAGCAGTTGCTAAAGGAGCTGAGGTAACGTTAAGTAGCGAAGGCAACGATGCCGAGCAAGCGGTTTCAGCATTAGCAGCAATTATTGAAAATGAAGACTGA
- the whiA gene encoding DNA-binding protein WhiA — protein MSFASETKKELTQVEADNHCMKAEVSALIRMNGSLSFANKQLSLDVQTENAAIARRLYTIMKKLYPYNVELLVRKKMRLKKNNVYICRVREGARELLIDLAIISDDFQFNHTISRKLIKKSGQKRAYLRGAFLAGGSVNNPETSAYHLEIYSLYKEHGEALMDLMNEFDLNAKTIERKKGFVTYLKEAEKISDFLNIVGAHQAMMKFEDVRILRDMRNSVNRIVNCETANLNKTIGAALRQVENIRFIENSIGLDQLPEKLREIARLRVEYQDVTLKELGEMVSSGTVSKSGVNHRLRKIDEIADALRRGEKIGG, from the coding sequence ATGTCTTTTGCTTCTGAAACAAAAAAAGAGTTAACCCAAGTAGAAGCGGATAATCATTGTATGAAAGCGGAAGTATCTGCCCTAATTCGTATGAATGGTTCATTATCCTTTGCGAATAAACAACTAAGCTTAGACGTGCAAACTGAAAATGCTGCAATTGCGAGAAGACTATATACAATTATGAAAAAGCTATACCCATACAATGTAGAATTACTTGTTCGTAAAAAAATGCGACTGAAAAAAAATAACGTATATATTTGCCGCGTAAGAGAAGGTGCACGTGAGCTGTTAATCGATTTAGCAATCATCTCAGACGACTTTCAATTTAATCATACGATCTCTAGAAAACTTATTAAAAAAAGCGGTCAAAAGAGAGCGTATTTAAGAGGCGCATTTTTAGCAGGCGGCTCTGTTAATAATCCAGAAACATCAGCCTATCATTTAGAAATTTATTCTTTATATAAAGAACATGGTGAGGCATTAATGGATTTAATGAATGAATTTGACCTGAATGCTAAAACGATTGAACGTAAAAAGGGCTTTGTCACATATTTAAAAGAAGCGGAAAAAATTTCAGATTTCCTAAATATTGTAGGTGCACATCAAGCAATGATGAAATTTGAAGATGTGCGTATATTGCGGGATATGCGTAATAGTGTCAATCGCATTGTCAACTGCGAAACAGCCAATTTGAATAAAACAATTGGTGCTGCATTACGTCAAGTAGAGAATATTCGATTTATTGAAAATTCAATTGGTCTTGACCAACTACCAGAGAAGCTGCGAGAAATAGCGCGCCTTCGTGTGGAATATCAAGATGTGACATTAAAAGAGCTTGGTGAAATGGTATCAAGTGGAACTGTTAGTAAATCAGGCGTGAACCATCGCTTAAGAAAAATTGATGAGATTGCTGATGCATTACGACGTGGCGAAAAAATAGGTGGTTAA
- a CDS encoding gluconeogenesis factor YvcK family protein → MGKKQTKLVVIGGGTGLSTLLRGLKHHPFDITAIVTVADNGGSSGRLRDDYDIPPPGDVRNVIAALSDVEPLVEQMFQYRFSASEDLRGHSLGNLMLTALTDITGDFNHAISEMSKVLKVHGRVIPAANKKINLHAVLEDGSIIEGESKVPTATKRIDRVFLVPENVQPLPEAIRAIQRADYILIGPGSLYTSIIPNLLVKEIGEAVVRAKGRKIYVCNLMTQKGETISYTAGDHVKAIYKHVGSAFIDSILVNNEELPNPVKELYKEERAEPVTFDVAKLESMGLEVIKRDIATIRSDGTVRHNATNVAEWLIDYADIYNDKIRGTL, encoded by the coding sequence ATGGGGAAAAAGCAAACAAAGCTTGTCGTGATAGGTGGAGGCACAGGTCTTTCCACGCTACTTCGCGGGCTAAAGCACCATCCATTTGATATTACTGCGATTGTGACGGTTGCAGATAATGGGGGGTCATCAGGGCGTTTACGGGATGATTATGACATTCCGCCCCCTGGTGATGTTCGCAATGTGATTGCTGCATTATCCGATGTTGAACCACTTGTCGAGCAAATGTTTCAATATCGCTTTTCAGCATCAGAAGATTTACGTGGACATTCATTAGGGAATCTTATGTTAACAGCATTAACGGATATTACAGGTGATTTTAACCATGCTATTAGTGAGATGAGCAAGGTATTAAAAGTTCATGGGCGCGTTATACCAGCAGCGAATAAAAAGATAAATTTACATGCAGTGTTAGAGGACGGTTCTATTATTGAAGGAGAATCTAAAGTTCCGACAGCAACCAAACGCATTGACCGCGTTTTTTTAGTGCCTGAAAATGTGCAACCGTTACCAGAGGCAATTCGGGCTATTCAACGTGCGGATTATATTTTAATTGGCCCCGGAAGCCTGTATACAAGCATTATTCCCAATCTCCTTGTAAAGGAAATTGGAGAGGCTGTTGTGAGAGCCAAAGGCAGAAAAATATATGTTTGTAATTTAATGACGCAAAAAGGTGAAACAATTTCTTATACAGCAGGTGATCATGTGAAGGCTATCTATAAACATGTTGGCAGTGCCTTTATCGATTCCATTTTAGTGAATAATGAAGAGCTTCCTAATCCTGTAAAGGAATTATATAAAGAGGAAAGAGCAGAGCCAGTGACATTTGATGTGGCAAAGCTTGAAAGTATGGGATTAGAGGTTATTAAACGTGATATTGCTACAATCCGCTCAGATGGAACGGTTCGACATAATGCAACGAATGTTGCAGAATGGCTGATCGACTATGCTGATATTTATAATGATAAAATAAGAGGAACGTTATAG
- the rapZ gene encoding RNase adapter RapZ — protein sequence MVVEGQQSTHELVIITGMSGAGKTVAIQSFEDLGYYCIDNLPPALLTTFLTLLRDSGKNSTRIAAVMDMRGGDFFDSLIGALDHILKEGDIMVRILFLDADDATLVRRYKETRRAHPLAVSGLPLNGIKQERALLAEIKGRANFVYNTSQMKPKELREKIVKEFASEADTIFSVNVMSFGFKHGMPIDADLVFDVRFLKNPYYVEELRSKTGLQTEVSSYVLALDDTQILIQKLTDLFDFMIPLYRQEGKSQLVIAFGCTGGQHRSVTLAEFFGAYLASKENTVITHRDIHRRKD from the coding sequence GTGGTGGTTGAAGGCCAACAAAGTACACATGAATTGGTTATTATTACAGGAATGTCTGGAGCTGGAAAAACGGTAGCGATTCAAAGCTTTGAGGATTTAGGGTATTACTGTATCGATAATTTACCACCAGCATTACTCACAACTTTTTTAACCTTGCTAAGGGATTCGGGAAAAAATAGCACACGTATTGCCGCTGTAATGGATATGCGCGGAGGAGATTTTTTTGATTCTCTTATTGGTGCATTAGACCATATACTAAAAGAAGGCGATATTATGGTTCGGATTTTATTTTTAGATGCAGATGATGCAACACTAGTTAGACGCTATAAGGAAACAAGACGTGCCCACCCATTAGCAGTCAGCGGCTTACCATTGAATGGCATTAAACAAGAGCGTGCCCTTCTAGCTGAAATAAAGGGACGTGCTAATTTTGTTTATAATACATCCCAAATGAAGCCTAAGGAATTGCGTGAAAAAATTGTAAAAGAATTTGCTAGTGAGGCAGATACAATTTTTTCTGTTAATGTGATGTCCTTTGGATTTAAGCATGGTATGCCGATTGATGCTGACTTAGTATTTGATGTGCGTTTTCTTAAAAATCCTTACTATGTGGAAGAGCTACGCTCAAAAACAGGCTTACAAACAGAAGTATCCTCGTATGTTTTGGCATTAGATGATACGCAAATATTAATACAAAAATTAACCGATTTATTTGATTTTATGATTCCGCTTTATCGACAAGAAGGAAAATCCCAGCTTGTTATTGCTTTTGGTTGTACTGGCGGGCAGCATCGTTCAGTAACATTAGCAGAATTTTTTGGGGCATATTTAGCAAGCAAAGAAAATACGGTTATCACGCATCGTGATATTCATCGTAGAAAGGATTGA
- a CDS encoding NUDIX hydrolase has translation MQRIANLIAVKDGKVLLLQKPRRGWYVAPGGKMESGESIYEAAIREFQEETNVTPLHVHLKGVYTMVIKENNDVVDEWMLYTFVAKDVEGTPLEETREGKLAWHPIEDLAHLPMAEGDRTNLQFAVSQSGIQYGTFDYTTNFELLHQKIQISKEQ, from the coding sequence ATGCAAAGAATTGCAAATTTAATTGCCGTAAAAGACGGTAAAGTATTATTACTTCAAAAACCAAGACGAGGCTGGTACGTGGCGCCTGGTGGGAAAATGGAAAGTGGCGAGTCCATCTATGAGGCCGCTATACGTGAGTTTCAAGAGGAAACAAATGTCACACCATTACATGTGCATTTAAAGGGTGTTTATACAATGGTGATTAAAGAAAATAATGATGTAGTGGACGAATGGATGCTTTACACATTTGTTGCAAAAGATGTGGAAGGAACACCACTTGAAGAAACGCGAGAAGGCAAGCTTGCATGGCACCCAATAGAGGATTTAGCGCATTTGCCAATGGCTGAAGGAGATCGAACGAATTTACAATTTGCTGTTTCACAATCAGGTATTCAGTATGGTACGTTTGACTATACAACGAATTTTGAATTACTTCATCAGAAAATACAAATATCAAAGGAACAATAA
- the trxB gene encoding thioredoxin-disulfide reductase, with the protein MSEEKIYDVIIIGAGPAGMTAAVYTSRANLATLMIERGIPGGQMANTEEVENYPGFDTILGPELSTKMFEHAKKFGAEYAYGDVTEIIDGEEYKTIKSGAKEYKTRAIIITTGAEYKKMGVPGEKELGGRGVSYCAVCDGAFFKQKNLVVVGGGDSAVEEGVYLTRFAEKVTIVHRRDKLRAQKILQDRAFANDKIDFIWNATVKEINEADGKVGSVTLQSTIDGSESEFATDGVFVYIGMLPLTKPFESLGILNEAGYIVTNDTMETNIPGIFAAGDVREKSLRQIVTATGDGSIAAQAAQHYIEELLEKINA; encoded by the coding sequence ATGTCAGAAGAAAAAATTTATGATGTGATTATTATTGGAGCAGGTCCTGCTGGGATGACTGCTGCTGTTTATACATCACGTGCTAATTTAGCAACATTAATGATTGAACGAGGAATTCCTGGTGGGCAAATGGCTAATACAGAGGAAGTAGAAAACTACCCAGGCTTTGATACAATTTTAGGTCCTGAGCTGTCAACAAAGATGTTTGAGCATGCAAAGAAATTTGGGGCAGAATATGCTTATGGTGATGTAACGGAAATCATCGATGGCGAAGAATATAAAACAATCAAATCAGGTGCAAAAGAATATAAAACACGTGCCATTATTATTACAACAGGTGCAGAGTATAAAAAAATGGGTGTGCCTGGTGAAAAAGAGCTTGGTGGTCGTGGTGTCAGCTATTGTGCTGTATGTGATGGTGCATTCTTTAAACAGAAAAATCTTGTTGTCGTAGGTGGCGGCGATTCAGCTGTAGAGGAGGGTGTTTATTTAACACGCTTTGCTGAGAAAGTAACAATTGTTCACCGTCGTGATAAATTACGCGCACAAAAGATTCTACAAGACCGTGCCTTTGCTAACGATAAAATTGATTTTATTTGGAATGCCACTGTCAAAGAAATTAATGAAGCAGATGGCAAAGTTGGTAGTGTTACATTACAATCGACAATCGATGGCAGTGAATCAGAATTTGCTACAGATGGTGTCTTTGTCTATATTGGTATGTTACCATTAACAAAGCCATTTGAATCTTTAGGCATTTTAAATGAAGCAGGCTATATTGTGACAAATGATACGATGGAAACAAACATTCCAGGTATCTTTGCAGCTGGAGATGTACGTGAAAAATCGTTGCGTCAAATTGTCACAGCGACAGGTGATGGTAGTATTGCCGCACAGGCTGCACAACATTATATTGAAGAATTATTAGAGAAAATCAATGCGTAA